In the genome of Cyanobacteriota bacterium, the window TTAAGCTAGTCTTTGCTGCAAGGAGCAGAAATTGCATATGAATCCTGCCGGATACTATGCTATTAGCAGCAATAATCAATAACCCCTAGGCTTGATTTACTGAGATAAATAAGCCTCATACTCAGCTCTCAATAAAATCAACCACTGCGGCAAGACATAACCAAACTTGGTAACACGCTGTTCCATTTTCATTATTTGTCGATAGTGTCTGACATCTTCTTTGAGCCAAAGTGCTTTCATCTTGACAATATTGCTCTGAGCTAGTTTGATGTATTGAGTTGCTTTGGCTACTTCGCCTGTTTGGGCGCTGAGCCGAGCTAGGTTTTTGTAGGCAGAGGCAAGTTCATAGAAATCTATAGTCTTGGGGAAAAGTAGTTTGCGTTTGTTTTGAATGATTGCAAAAGCACGAGTTTCAATTTCATTATTGAGTTTGGGGTCTTGTAATTCAGCCAGATAATCAAGTGCCGTCATAAAATATGGAATTGAGCTTCCGAGCTTGTTGATTTCTTTGATGATTTTTTTCTTGAGATTGAGAGCTTCTTTGGAAGCTGCTGTTTCACTGAGGTAGAGATGAAATAGGTCATAGAGCTTGATATGGCTTTTTTCTTCTTTGCTGTAATTAAGATCCTTGTTGATGAAGTGATTAGCAAAGAAGTCAAGATGTTTTCTGCAGTCTTTGAGCTCTTGAGATTTGGGATGTTTGGCAATGGCTGTTTCTAGAAATAGATTGGCTTTATTGATGTCACCATAGACAATGAGCGCAATAGCGTAGTACTCAGAAGCTATAGGGTTGATTTTGAGTTTGTTTTTCTCCCAGTTGATAGCACGATCAGATTCTACTAGTTGTATTGCAGCTTCGACATTACCTGCAAGCATGAGGTCACGTAAATCATCATTGGATGGTTCAGCCTGGACTGAGGACAGGAAGAGAGTCAGAATCAACATTAGCAGAGAGATCCTCACGCCCTGCGGGCTCAGGATGACGGATTCTGCTGTGCAAGGACGGATCATATACCAAATAACCTAATTGCATTCTCTGTAGTAATTCCTGCTAGTTCTTCTTTACTAATATTGTAGGCTTCAGCCAGGGTCTGGGCTATGTAATTTACAAAACTGGGTTCATTACGTTTGCCTCTTTGAGCTTGCGGTGCTAGGAAGGGACAATCTGTTTCTACCAAGACTCTATCAAGCGGGATCTTGGACGCTGTTTCTCTAAACTCATCATTCTTCTTGTAAGTAACAATCCCTGACCAAGAGATATAAAAACCATGTTCGATGACTTCCGAAGCAAAACTATAATCGCCTGTATAGCAGTGGATAGTACCGTTGTTGGCGTTTCTATCCTCTGGGTATTCATCCTTGAGTATCGCTAAAGTATCTTGCCATGCGTCACGGGTGTGAATAATGAGAGGTAATTGATATTTTTTGGCTAGGGCGATTTGTTCTCTAAAAATATCTCTTTGTCTTGCTTGCGATGTTTCGTCCT includes:
- a CDS encoding TatD family hydrolase, coding for MMQLIDTHAHICFDAYDEDRSEMMARAYDSGVYKLVHPCCQLSEIPRLLELTQEYNGDGKIDLYTAMGLHPCYIEHWDQDSAAKISDYIDKELTKPSHKVRAIGETGLDYFHCKDETSQARQRDIFREQIALAKKYQLPLIIHTRDAWQDTLAILKDEYPEDRNANNGTIHCYTGDYSFASEVIEHGFYISWSGIVTYKKNDEFRETASKIPLDRVLVETDCPFLAPQAQRGKRNEPSFVNYIAQTLAEAYNISKEELAGITTENAIRLFGI